The sequence GGACTGCCCAGGCGAGCGTTCGCAGATGCCACGCGCCCTCCGGCCGGAGAAGACCACAGTCCGGCTGCGCACGTCGGCCGGTCCGCGGATCCGATGACGCTCCGCGGACGCTAGATGGCTCGTCCACGGGGCGGAACCACCCCTCGGCCCCCAGCTCGGCACTGTGGAGCGGGGCCCTGAGCAGCCTGAAGCAGGCCGACCCGAGAGAACGTCGTCGGGAGGACCTGCAGCGGGAATCTACAGCGCTCGTTGCAGGTTTGAGGTGGTGTCACTGCGGCCATTGCATGGTCGCAGCCCATCTTCCGGTTCGAGAGGAGGTTGACTCAGATGACACTGCCTGTCCGTTCACGGTCGCGTGCAGTCGCCAGTTGGGATCCCTTCCGTGAGCTGGACGAGCTGACCGAGCGCGTGAACTCCCTGTGGGAGGCGAACCTCGACGGGGCTCTGCACGGCTGGGCCCCGCTCGCCGACGTGGAGGAGACCGACGACGCCTACGTCGTCGAGATCGACCTGCCGGGGGTCAAGCGCGACGACATCGACATCCAGCTCGGTGACCGTCGGCTCACCGTCTCCGGTGAGGTCAAGGAC is a genomic window of Blastococcus sp. HT6-30 containing:
- a CDS encoding Hsp20/alpha crystallin family protein, which encodes MNSLWEANLDGALHGWAPLADVEETDDAYVVEIDLPGVKRDDIDIQLGDRRLTVSGEVKDKERTGILRRRTRRIGQFQYSVTLPAEVDADEVSAQLDEGVLTVRVPKPEQAKPRRIQISR